In Juglans regia cultivar Chandler chromosome 13, Walnut 2.0, whole genome shotgun sequence, the following proteins share a genomic window:
- the LOC108992291 gene encoding uncharacterized protein LOC108992291 isoform X1, producing the protein MTKGDGSEKRRGVPTDHGFTDIVLSWSLEDIENENLYKYQVEKIPQSFESIDQYFGSYVYPLLEETRAQLHSSMEIISRAPFAEVIAFHESMAYGTKLYDVEVDQWRNRFTVRGDEPYKTLPGDVFVLADAIPEDVSDLQRIGRQWAFVTVTKIPEDANEDDSTSTIFKVKALKDIEVDTGNHKSLFVIFLINTIPNKRIWNALHMQGNLQIIKKVLCTNSLIEEDCDLCSAESDGSWHEKFGTGINFKLNEPQTQTFLACLRKMHCSHKTEVELIWGPPGTGKTKIISTLLLSFFRMRYRTLTCAPTNVAIRGVASCITELVKESLETDGSFCSLGDILLFGNKKRLKLGSDIEEIYLDYRVQRLTECLGHQTGWRHCFESMIDLLENCVSKYHVLLENETIIESEKSKEKEIKEESREETDASNKTYKSFLDFVRKRFVSISSPLKNCFRVFCTHLPKSYTQSNFQNMISLIDLLESFETLLYQDSMESEVLEELFSRLEVVGDAVQPHMDIPQLQASRRECLSVLKSLQSSFNKLELPMGMNKESIMDFCLQAASLLLCTASSSYKLHSVAMKPLSILVIDEAAHLKECESAIPLQLPGLRHAILVGDECQLPAMVESNISSEAGFGRSLFERMSSLGHSKHLLNIQYRMHPSISSFPNLNFYCNRILDAPNVKRKGYEKHYLPGPMFGTYSFINIVDGREEQGDVGYGWRNLIEVAVVMKILLNLYKAWVGSRQKLSIGVISPYAAQVVAIQDKLGRKYANIDGFTVKVKSVDGFQGGEEDIIIISTVRSNSYASIGFLSKPQRTNVALTRARHCLWILGNEGTLGNSDSIWEALVLDAKKRQCFFNADEDKDLHKALLDVKREFEQFDDLLNGDSLLFRSARWKVLFSDNFLRSFKKLKSVMRKNSVIEHLLKLAQGWRPKKRSSDPVCGSSSQIIKQFKVEDLYIVCANDIRKEWSDELKELMYYQVLKVWDILPAEEIPKLIKRLDSMFGKYTDDFLNRCKEKCLERDLEVPKSWSSTFDIVRIRNVANSENESDLVGCASDGRSYVENAKVSESLMLMKFYSFSSGVVGQLLSNKDSGELDLPFEVTDQEQEIIVFPRSAFILGRSGTGKTTVLTRKLLEKEKVFQMATELFYGVKSDNLVHSPENEVEETFAETKRTILHQLFVTVSHKLCYAVKLQVTQHVSQLKSSVCDGDCSKGTGSNDIDDFDDAVQFKDIPDSFVGVATMSYPLVITFHKFLMMLDGTVGNSYFERFHEVRKLDPGRVGGRSVALETIIKLKEVNYERFSLSYWPHFNAKLITKLDSSRVFTEIISHIKGGPQAVEEGDGKLSRDDYLLLSNSRVSSLIRQEREIIYELFQNYEKMKMENGEFDLADLVIDLHRRLRIGSYNGDKIDFVYIDEVQDLTLSQIALFKYICKNVEEGFVFSGDTAQTIARGIDFRFQDIRSLFYKKFLLESKSSGHNKREEKGIMSNIFHLSQNFRTHDGVLKLAHSVIELLYHFFPQSIDVLEPENSLVYGEAPILLESGSNENAIITIFGNNGNSGASIVGFGAEQVILVRDDSARKEVAKYVGKQALVLTIVECKGLEFQDVLLYNFFGSSPLKNKWRVMHEYMKEYDLLDSTSSSTFSTKHNVLCSELKQLYVAVTRTRQRLWICENTEEFCKPMFEYWRKKCLVQVRQLDDSLAQAMQVASSSEEWRSRGMKLYQDCNYEIATMCFERAGDTYWERRSKAAGLRATADRMRHLNPEAANVILREAADIFEAIGKGDSAARCFCELGEYERAGRLYLEKCGQSELEKAGECFSLAGCYELAADVYARGYFFPECLKVCSKGKLFDKGFEYIWYWKQDAAIDVGVVRRGKVIEKIEQEFLEGCALHYYELKDHRSMMRFVKGFQSIELMRNFLKPLDCFDELLLLEEESGNFLEAANIAKLRGEILKASDLLGKAENFKEASMLILLFVLSSSLWTAGNKGWPLKQFTEKQELLAKAKSFAKNESNNFYACVCTEADVLSDEKTSVSVMKNSLNSSQRHKSACGEIISARKIIDAHLRTNLAEYMWEDYFVFDRIKHSEQMISRNQISVETLVHFWNFWKDHVVNIFKYIGSLETQDFNEYKQYGDFCLNYMGVWRQFRELNAIYLLLNPGADWVRDRDNRFLHRNGKLVSIDVRHLASTARSYWSSEILSVGLQVLKNLEALYNLSSKNNRSMFCQSRSLTHIFEVAKSLLESKYLDRGSQDDKALQRFVKFSAESFFGYVFHLDWQKSLAENMFSLRGSEVSKNLLQQVILENISSRGKLTYGKIGRVVMVILGLGKLNNDLYEKILKLFDGIDVNPPWKTFIQNLCGNVDISFPHATVPDNISKSPREWSLLLRLHEALEDTYNANWMKENDYISPGCFLYLVERLLILASSFHGYFITSKSSFVEWFIHEEVGNNPNSTFVSEVQPFIRRIYESIINFVGQLLCNKNETLEWIRRSNVIAKDYYPLLVLRLVAIICLVNLNSGSFLDSLSKLLGRSHITEQLPSEFYDVLRRRGKHIHKVNVLAEAFKKVHNPLVIVSLGKNCSQFLCPDAIFVDMTAKQSWEDISRVLHLQTVEASQGQIGAIEVGATNACGEVLSSDSYDHGGYKLAPSNLAGQGDLNNIIGIKLPISYSYFWDRFEALKPLEIGGDPRCMLENVQAMKVNLGYCIHVLSTIMSECRQMNIYHEHESLLKEVAGMLEELNLLSVALDAREPQPGNIISTIDELSKRLQSRRQRVEPSLNQLFLELSTIHPVETSETENTSVDWYNEMDSDGEAKEGSSVDKGKSNASEVAAVSGAYSQSNKETQNKGKGNNKSKKKNRSRGSRKNK; encoded by the exons ATGACGAAGGGCGACGGTTCAGAGAAGAGGAGAGGAGTTCCTACCGACCATGGCTTCACCGATATTGTGCTTTCTTGGTCCCTTGAAGATATTGAAAACGAAAACCTTTACAAGTACCAG GTGGAAAAGATTCCACAATCCTTTGAATCAATTGACCAGTATTTTGGGTCATATGTTTACCCCTTACTGGAAGAAACTCGTGCACAACTGCATTCGAGTATGGAGATTATTTCAAGAGCCCCTTTTGCTGAAGTAATTGCATTTCATGAATCTATGGCATATGGAACAAAATTGTATGATGTTGAGGTTGATCAGTGGAGAAACAGATTCACTGTTCGTGGTGACGAGCCTTACAAGACATTGCCAGGAGATGTATTTGTTTTAGCAGATGCAATACCCGAGGATGTTTCTGATTTACAAAGAATAGGAAGGCAATGGGCTTTTGTAACTGTCACCAAAATTCCAGAGGATGCGAATGAGGATGACAGCACATCAACCATATTCAAAGTCAAAGCATTGAAAGACATTGAAGTTGACACTGGAAACCATAAGTCTTTGTTTGTGATTTTCTTGATAAATACAATCCCTAACAAGAGAATATGGAACGCATTGCACATGCAGGGAAATCTACAGATTATCAAGAAAGTTTTGTGCACTAATTCTTTG ATTGAGGAAGATTGTGATCTCTGCTCTGCAGAGAGTGATGGCAGCTGGCATGAGAAATTTGGGACtggtataaattttaaactgaatgAACCCCAAACCCAGACATTTTTGGCATGTCTTCGTAAGATGCATTGCAGCCACAAGACGGAAGTGGAACTTATATGGGGCCCGCCCGGTACAgggaaaacaaaaatcattagtACTCTGCTCTTATCCTTTTTTAGAATGAGATATAGAACTCTTACCTGTGCCCCAACAAATGTTGCAATTAGAGGAGTGGCCTCCTGCATAACAGAGTTGGTGAAAGAATCGCTTGAAACTGATGGTTCGTTCTGCTCATTGGGAGATATTCTTTTGTTTGGGAATAAGAAGCGACTCAAACTTGGTTCAGACATTGAAGAGATATATTTAGATTATCGGGTCCAAAGGCTTACAGAGTGCTTGGGACATCAGACTGGTTGGAGGCATTGTTTTGAGTCAATGATTGATCTTCTTGAGAATTGTGTTTCTAAGTATCACGTGCTCTTGGAAAATGAAACGATaatagagagtgaaaagagcaaagaaaaagaaatcaaagagGAAAGCAGGGAGGAAACTGATGCTAGCAACAAAACGTACAAGTCATTTCTTGATTTTGTGAGAAAAAGATTTGTTTCTATTTCATCACCACTCAAAAATTGTTTTCGAGTCTTCTGTACACATTTACCCAAAAGTTACACTCAAAGCAATTTCCAAAACATGATTTCTCTAATTGACCTACTTGAGTCTTTTGAAACCTTATTGTATCAAGATAGCATGGAGTCTGAAGTACTGGAGGAGCTTTTTTCTCGTTTAGAAGTAGTTGGAGATGCTGTGCAGCCACATATGGATATACCCCAGTTGCAAGCAAGTAGAAGAGAATGCCTTTCTGTTCTAAAATCTCTTCAGAGTTCATTTAACAAACTTGAGCTTCCAATGGGTATGAACAAAGAATCAATAATGGATTTTTGTCTTCAAGCGGCTTCCTTACTTTTATGCACTGCTTCAAGTTCTTACAAACTGCATTCGGTGGCAATGAAACCACTGAGCATTCTGGTTATTGATGAAGCTGCACATTTAAAGGAGTGTGAGTCAGCCATACCCCTTCAACTTCCAGGTTTAAGGCATGCCATTCTGGTTGGGGATGAGTGCCAATTACCAGCAATGGTTGAAAGCAAT ATTTCTAGCGAAGCTGGTTTTGGGAGGAGTCTATTTGAGAGAATGAGTTCACTGGGTCACTCGAAGCATCTTCTTAATATACAGTATCGAATGCATCCGTCTATAAGTTCTTTcccaaatttgaatttttattgcaACCGGATCTTAGATGCTCCGAATGTTAAAAGAAAAGGCTATGAAAAGCACTACCTTCCAGGGCCAATGTTTGGTacatattcttttataaatatagtaGATGGAAGAGAAGAACAAGGTGACGTTGGTTATGGTTGGAGAAACCTGATTGAAGTTGCTGTTGTCATGAAAATATTGCTCAATTTATACAAAG CTTGGGTTGGTTCAAGACAGAAGCTCAGTATTGGTGTAATATCTCCTTATGCTGCTCAAGTAGTTGCAATTCAGGACAAACTTGGAAGGAAGTATGCTAATATTGATGGGTTCACAGTGAAGGTGAAGTCAGTTGATGGGTTCCAGGGTGGGGAGGAggacataataataatatcaactGTGAGATCTAATAGCTATGCATCAATTGGGTTCTTATCGAAGCCTCAGAGAACGAATGTTGCTCTTACCAGGGCAAG GCACTGTCTATGGATCTTGGGAAATGAAGGTACACTTGGTAATAGTGACTCGATCTGGGAAGCCTTAGTACTTGATGCTAAGAAACGTCAGTGTTTCTTTAATGCTGATGAGGACAAGGATTTACACAAAGCACTTTTAGATGTGAAGAGAGAATTTGAACAATTTGATGATTTGCTGAATGGAGATAGCTTACTTTTCAGAAGTGCTAGGTGGAAG GTTCTTTTCAGTGATAATTTTCTGAGATCGTTTAAAAAATTGAAGTCTGTAATGAGAAAAAACTCGGTTATAGAACATCTACTTAAACTTGCCCAGGGCTGGAGACCCAAGAAGAGAAGTTCAGATCCAGTTTGTGGAAGTTCTTCACAGATCATAAAGCAATTTAAGGTTGAAGATCTTTATATTGTTTGTGCAAATGACATCAGAAAGGAATGGAGTGACGAACTAAAGGAACTGATGTACTATCAAGTTTTGAAGGTCTGGGATATATTACCTGCAGAGGAAATTCCAAAATTAATCAAACGGCTTGATAGCATGTTTGGGAAATATACAGATGACTTTCTTAATCGCTGCAAAGAGAAATGTCTTGAGAG GGATTTGGAAGTTCCGAAGAGTTGGTCAAGCACTTTTGATATTGTACGGATTAGGAATGTTGCTaatagtgaaaatgagagtgatttAGTTGGTTGCGCTTCTGATGGTAGAAGTTATGTTGAGAATGCAAAGGTTAGTGAGAGTCTGATGCTGATGAAATTCTACTCTTTCTCATCTGGTGTAGTGGGTCAGTTGCTTTCAAATAAGGATAGTGGTGAACTGGATCTTCCATTTGAAGTAACTGACCAAGAGCAGGAGATAATTGTTTTTCCTAGAAGTGCTTTTATACTTGGACGGTCAGGTACTGGGAAAACCACTGTTTTGACTAGGAAGTTGTTAGAGAAAGAGAAGGTGTTCCAGATGGCAACAGAATTATTTTATGGTGTGAAGAGTGATAACCTTGTGCATAGCCCAGAGAATGAGGTTGAGGAGACCTTTGCGGAAACAAAGAGAACTATATTGCACCAGCTTTTTGTGACAGTTAGCCATAAACTGTGTTATGCTGTCAAACTGCAGGTCACACAACATGTTTCTCAGTTGAAAAG ctcTGTCTGTGATGGTGATTGCTCTAAAGGTACCGGTtcaaatgatattgatgattttgatgatgCAGTTCAATTCAAGGACATCCCAGATTCTTTTGTTGGTGTTGCTACCATGTCCTATCCTCTTGTGATaacatttcataaatttctgatGATGCTTGATGGAACTGTGGGCAATTCCTACTTTGAAAGATTCCATGAAGTGAGAAAACTTGATCCTGGTCGAGTTGGTGGTAGATCAGTTGCCTTAGAGACCATTATAAAGTTGAAGGAAGTTAATTATGAGAGGTTTAGTTTATCATACTGGCCCCATTTCAATGCCAAGCTAATTACAAAGCTTGACTCTTCCAGAGTTTTCACAGAgattatttctcatataaaagGTGGCCCACAAGCTGTAGAGGAAGGTGATGGTAAGCTCAGTCGTGACGACTATCTTTTACTATCAAATAGCCGTGTTTCCAGTTTAATTAGacaggagagagaaataatatatgAGCTCtttcaaaattatgaaaagatgAAGATGGAAAATGGTGAGTTTGATCTGGCTGATCTTGTGATAGATCTACATCGTCGTTTGAGAATTGGAAGCTACAATGGTGataaaattgattttgtatACATAGATGAGGTTCAGGATCTTACATTGAGCCAAATTGCGTTATTCAAATATATCTGCAAAAATGTTGAAGAAGGTTTTGTTTTCTCCGGTGATACAGCACAAACTATTGCAAGGGGAATTGATTTTAGGTTCCAGGATATACGATCTCTATTCTACAAGAAGTTTCTACTGGAATCAAAAAGCAGTGGACAtaataaaagagaagaaaaaggaataaTGTCAAATATTTTCCATCTGAGCCAGAACTTCCGTACTCATGATGGGGTTCTCAAACTAGCACACAGTGTTATTGAACTTCTATATCATTTCTTTCCTCAATCGATTGATGTTTTGGAGCCTGAGAATAGTCTTGTGTATGGAGAAGCTCCGATTTTGCTTGAATCAGGGAGCAATGAAAATGCAATCATCACTATTTTTGGAAATAATGGAAATAGTGGAGCAAGTATTGTTGGCTTTGGTGCGGAGCAGGTAATATTGGTACGGGATGATTCTGCTCGGAAGGAAGTTGCCAAATATGTTGGGAAGCAAGCTCTTGTTCTAACTATTGTGGAGTGTAAGGGCCTTGAGTTTCAG GATGTATTGTTGTACAACTTTTTTGGCTCATcacctttgaaaaataaatggaggGTAATGCATGAGTATATGAAGGAATACGATTTGCTCGACTCAACTTCATCTAGCACCTTTTCCACCAAACACAATGTCTTGTGCTCAGAACTAAAGCAACTTTATGTAGCTGTCACACGAACAAGACAGAGATTGTGGATTTGTGAGAATACAGAGGAGTTCTGCAAACCTATGTTTGAATATTGGAGGAAAAAGTGTCTTGTCCAAGTCAGACAACTGGACGACTCACTTGCTCAGGCAATGCAAGTTGCTAGCAGTTCAGAGGAGTGGAGGTCAAGGGGCATGAAG CTATATCAAGATTGTAACTATGAAATAGCAACAATGTGCTTTGAAAGAGCCGGAGATACTTATTGGGAAAGAAGATCTAAGGCTGCTGGCCTTAGAGCCACGGCTGACCGAATGCGGCATTTGAATCCTGAAGCAGCAAATGTTATACTTAGGGAAGCTGCTGATATATTTGAAGCAATAGGCAAGGGTGATTCTGCTGCTCGTTGTTTTTGTGAGTTGGGGGAGTATGAAAGAGCAG GCAggctttatttagaaaaatgtgGGCAGTCAGAGCTGGAAAAGGCTGGGGAATGCTTTTCTCTTGCGGGATGTTATGAACTTGCAGCTGATGTTTATGCTAGGGGCTATTTTTTCCCAGAATGTTTAAAAGTTTGCTCCAAGGGAAAATTATTTGACAAGGGTTTCGAGTACATTTGGTATTGGAAACAAGATGCAGCTATAGATGTTGGCGTGGTTAGAAGAggaaaagtaatagaaaaaattgaacaagAGTTTCTAGAGGGTTGTGCTCTTCATTATTATGAGCTTAAAGATCACAGATCCATGATGAGGTTTGTTAAAGGTTTTCAGTCCATAGAATTGATGCGCAATTTTTTGAAGCCTCTGGATTGCTTTGATGAGCTTTTGTTGTTGGAAGAAGAATCGGGCAACTTCTTAGAGGCTGCAAACATTGCGAAGCTAAGAGGGGAGATCCTAAAGGCTTCTGATCTCCTTGGGAAGGCCGAGAATTTCAAAGAAGCATCCATGCTAATTCTCCTCTTTGTGTTGTCCAGCTCATTATGGACAGCTGGAAATAAAGGCTGGCCTTTAAAGCAGTTTACAGAGAAGCAAGAGCTTTTGGCAAAAGCAAAGTCATTTGCTAAGAATGAGTCCAACAACTTTTATGCTTGTGTTTGTACAGAGGCTGATGTTTTATCAGATGAGAAGACTAGTGTGTCCGTCATGAAAAATTCTTTGAATTCTTCTCAGAGACATAAGAGTGCTTGTGGTGAAATAATATCTGCTCGAAAAATTATAGATGCTCATCTTCGTACAAACTTGGCAGAGTATATGTGGGaagattattttgtttttgatcgAATAAAGCATTCGGAGCAGATGATCTCCAGAAATCAGATTTCTGTAGAAACACTCGTTCacttttggaatttttggaaaGATCATGTTGTGAACATTTTCAAGTATATAGGAAGTCTTGAAACCCAAGATTTTAATGAATATAAACAATATGGAGATTTCTGTTTGAATTACATGGGAGTGTGGAGACAGTTCCGTGAACTTAACGCAATCTATCTTTTGCTCAACCCTGGTGCTGATTGGGTGAGAGATAGGGATAATCGATTCCTTCATCGGAATGGAAAGTTGGTTTCTATTGATGTTCGCCATTTAGCTTCGACTGCTCGAAGTTACTGGTCTTCAGAAATACTTTCTGTTGGCCTGCAGGTTTTGAAGAATCTTGAAGCTCTTTATAATCTCTCATCAAAGAATAACCGCTCCATGTTCTGCCAAAGTAGATCACTTACTCATATATTTGAGGTTGCAAAGTCTCTTTTGGAATCCAAATATCTGGACCGCGGGTCCCAAGATGACAAGGCATTACAGAGATTTGTCAAATTTTCTGCTGAATCTTTCTTTGGCTATGTATTTCATCTAGATTGGCAAAAATCATTGGCAGAGAACATGTTTTCTCTGAGAGGGAGTGAAGTTTCTAAGAATTTACTACAGCAAGTGATATTGGAAAACATCAGCTCGAGGGGTAAGCTAACTTATGGGAAAATTGGAAGAGTTGTGATGGTAATTCTTGGATTGGGTAAGCTAAACAATGATTTGTATGagaagattttaaaattgtttgatGGTATAGATGTGAACCCACCCTGGAAAACATTCATTCAGAATCTTTGTGGGAATGTTGATATTTCATTTCCACACGCTACTGTGCCTGACAATATCAGTAAATCTCCAAGAGAGTGGTCCCTTCTATTGAGGCTTCATGAAGCTTTGGAGGATACCTATAACGCCAACTGGATGAAAGAAAATGACTACATATCTCCCGGTTGTTTCTTGTATCTTGTTGAGCGCCTATTGATCTTGGCATCCTCCTTCCATGGTTACTTCATCACTTCGAAGTCTTCTTTTGTTGAATGGTTTATCCACGAAGAGGTAGGTAACAACCCAAATTCCACTTTTGTTTCTGAAGTGCAACCTTTCATAAGAAGAATCTACGAGTCAATTATCAATTTTGTTGGGCAGCTTCTTTGTAATAAGAATGAGACACTTGAATGGATTAGAAGGTCTAATGTAATTGCAAAGGATTACTATCCGCTGCTGGTGTTGAGATTGGTTGCTATAATATGTTTGGTTAATCTGAACTCTGGGAGTTTTTTGGATTCACTTTCTAAATTGCTTGGTAGGAGCCATATCACTGAGCAACTTCCATCTGAATTTTATGATGTTCTTAGGAGAAGAGGGAAACATATACATAAGGTAAATGTGCTTGCTGAAGCATTTAAGAAGGTCCACAATCCTCTTGTAATTGTGAGTTTGGGAAAGAATTGTTCGCAATTTTTATGTCCAGATGCGATTTTTGTTGATATGACGGCAAAGCAGTCCTGGGAGGACATATCGAGAGTCTTGCATCTTCAGACAGTCGAAGCCTCTCAAGGTCAAATTGGAGCTATTGAAGTGGGTGCAACTAATGCTTGTGGTGAAGTTCTTTCATCAGACAGTTATGACCACGGGGGTTATAAGCTCGCGCCTTCAAACTTGGCAGGTCAGGGTGATTTGAACAACATAATTGGAATCAAGCTACCAATTAGTTATAGTTACTTTTGGGATAGATTCGAAGCTTTGAAGCCATTGGAGATTGGTGGAGATCCAAGGTGCATGTTGGAAAATGTCCAAGCAATGAAG GTAAACCTGGGGTATTGTATTCACGTTTTAAGTACTATTATGAGTGAATGCCGTCAGATGAATATTTACCACGAACATGAAAGCTTATTGAAGGAAGTAGCTGGCATGCTCGAGGAACTGAATCTACTTTCTGTTGCATTGGATGCGAG GGAACCGCAACCTGGGAACATTATTTCAACGATTGACGAACTTTCCAAGAGATTACAGTCAAGAAGACAACGTGTCGAACCTTCCCTGAATCAGCTTTTCTTGGAACTCAGCACAATACATCCGGTAGAGACATCAGAAACCGAGAATACATCAGTGGACTGGTACAATGAGATGGACAGTGATGGTGAGGCTAAGGAAGGCAGTAGTGTTGATAAGGGTAAGTCAAATGCTTCAGAAGTTGCTGCGGTGTCTGGAGCCTACAGCCAAAGCAACAAGGAAACACAAAACAagggaaagggcaacaacaagtCTAAGAAGAAGAATAGGAGTAGAGGAAGCCGGAAGAATAAATAG